GCGGCTTACCGGTCTTTTAACCGAAAAACAATTTTTAGAAATCGGTCTGTTTCTGTCAATGTCCTCAGGAACTGCATTGCTCATTGCCGTTTTAGTGAATGGTCCGCTCTTATCTATTATTATTCCGATTTTCTTTTTCGTTATGTCGATTGGCGTCATTGCCACGTCATCCTTTTCATTGGCAATGGAATCACAAGGGCATATTGCAGGAAGTGCATCGGCTTTACTCGGATTACTGCCTTTCATTTTAGGGGCAATTACAGCACCGCTTGTTGGAGTTGCGGGTGAAGAAACAGCGATTCCGATGGGTGCGATCATCTTTGTATCGGCATTGATTGCTGTTTTATCTTATTTTGGACTTGCACGAACTAAAAAAGAAGCAATTTAATAAAGGGTGAGACGCGATTATTATGCGGCTCACTTTTTTTTGTGGGAATTTAGGAATGAAAGAGGGAATGGGTAGTAAAAGTGGAATAGTAGAAGTGTCGCAATAAAGACGGGGGAGAATATTATGAAGCCACAAGTGATGGTCGTCGGGGTATACCATTTAGGAAACACAACGGATTTGATCAATGTTGAAAGCAAAAACGATAATGTATTAAAGCAACAAGCAAAGGAAGTTGTGGACGCACTAAGTCGGTTTAATCCAACAAAACTGGCGGTCGAAGCGGAATGGGAAGTACAATCGCAGTTGAACGATAGTTATCGAAAATATCAACTAGGTAAACTGACCCCAACGAAGAATGAAATAGAAATGATTGGTTTTCCTTTAGCCCAAAAATCGGATATAAGCGAAGTGTCATGTGTCGATTGGCGAGGTGACGATAGTGAAAATGCACCATTAGGTGATATTCTTCAGTATGCAAAAGAGTATGAACCTGAACGCTATAAGAAAATAATGAACATGTACATAGAGCCGATGCAACGTGAAGCTGAAGAATGGCCCAGTCTCTCGATTTTAGAGGGCTTTACTCGTGTGAATGAAGCAGATACTGTTAAAAAGTTGCACGAAATTTACATGGAACTTGCGATGATTGGAAGAGAGAAAGATTATTATGCAATGGAGTGGTTAACGTGGTGGTACAAGCGAAATTTGATTTTATATTCAAATGTTAGAAGACTAATTACAAGTCCACAAGACCGAGTACTGCTATTAATCGGCGGCAGCCACGTTCATCTAGTTAAACAGTTTTTGAAGGAGTCCGGGGGTTGTACGGTGGTTGATGCGAATGAATACTTAAAATAAAAGATGGTGTGCTGTTTAAAGGGGGAACATTAAATTGGGACATGAACATCCTAAACATATTATTGCAGTCTCGGCCTATGTCACGAATGAAAAAGGGGAAGCCTTGCTTGTTAAAACCCATTGGAGATCAGATACATGGGAAGCGCCAGGCGGACAGGTGGAAGAAGGGGAACCTCTGGATAAGGCGGTCTGCAGGGAGGTAGTCGAGGAAACTGGAATTGTTGTTAGACCTATTGGAATTACGGGTGTTTACTATAACGCAACAATGAATTTATTATCAGTTGTTTTTAAAGCTGATTATGTGAGCGGTGAAATCATCATGCAACCAGAAGAAATACAAGAAGCCAAATTTGTTAGGTTAACTGAAGAAAATATTCACGAATATATAACCCGACCCCATATGAGATCCCGTACATTGGATGCTATGAGGGCGGAAAGTTTTGTACCCTATGAAACATGGGAAGTTAGACCATATAATTTGCTTGGAAGGCTAGATGAATGAAAATAAATAATCTAGATCCCGTTGGTGAAGAAGTCTAGCATAAACAAAGTTGGCTCATCTACAAATCAAGTCCGCAAGAATGATACTTGGAATCGGCAAGTCTACATGGAAATAAAGAGGGGGTGAACAATATGGAATTTAATGATTTCTTGGATTTATTTATCTCAAGCTGGAAAGACTCTTCGATTGAAGAAATGGAACAGATGATTTCCAAGAAATATGCAGGACGTGAGATTCGAGGAGAAGGAATCGAAGACTTCGGTTATGATGAATCGATAATTGGATGGGCTAAAGGATTTGAATATGTGAGGGAAAACAATGCCGAATGGGAAATTCAACTATTGAATTCATATCCACTTCGTTCAAATGAATATATGGCGGTAATTGCCGCAACGATTAAAATTGATGGAAAGACCGTCAGTCCTTACAATTTGTTTTATGATACCTTCCGAAAAGAACAAGAGTGGAAAAACGTTCGGAGTTATATAGAAACCGGCATCACTGAAGAATATTTAAAAGGAGTGATTGAAGGCGCTAATAAATAATTTGAGGGATGGTGCGATGAATATTGAGGAAGAAGTAGCGATGAAAATGTTCAGTACTTGCATCAAGGTAAATGAATGGATGTCCGAATTCGACGGACAATGGGGGATTGCTGGTGGCTGGGCGATTGATCTATTCATAGGTAAAGAAACGCGACCACATTCGGATGTAGAAGTTGCCATATTTCGCGAAGACCAGCATATGTTGAAAAAAGCGTTGCTAGATTGGTCTTTTAAAAAAGCTGTGAAAGGTGAATTAATCTCTTGGAAAGAGGAATGGCTTGAATTTCCAGTTCATGAGATTCACGGTGTTCATAATCAAAGCGGAAAACAATTGGAAGTCTTGCTGAATGAAAAGAAAGAAAATGAGTGGATTTTTAGGAGAGAACCGTCAATTTCATTCCCAAAAAGTTCACTTTTTCTTCATTCGCAAAAAGGAATCCCTTACTTACATCCCGCTGTCGTCTTGTTATACAAAGCGAAAAATACACGCGAGAAAGATCATGCTGACTTTTTAGCGGTGAAGGATTTGCTGACGGAAGAAGACAACAAATGGTTACTAAATGCACTTCAAGTACATGTTCCCGGCCATAGATGGATTCAAGAACTGATGAGGAAGCGAGTGGAGTCATGAATAGAATCATGGTTATCGGTGTAGGTTCAGGCGTCGGAAAATCCACATTTGCACGTAGACTAAGCGGATTGACTGGGATTGAAGTCACTCATTTGGATCGGTTGTTTTGGAGGCCGGGATGGGTGGAAGCTCCGCTTGAAGAGTTTTGGGAGGCTCAGGAGAGAGTCGTTCAAAACGAGAAATGGATTATAGAAGGAAATTACACAGGGACTATCGCTATCCGGGAAGCGTATGCAGACACGGTCATCTATCTGGAGCTTCCGTTGATTGTCTGTTTGTATCGCGTATTGAAGCGGAGAGTGCAGTATCACGGAAAAACGCGCGATGATATTGGTGAAGGATGCGAGGAGAAAATTGATTGGGCATTCCTAAAATTCATTTTAACGACCTATCGTCCTCGGAAAAAGAAAATGAAGAAACGCATGCAACTTTATGCGAATGAAGGGAAGACTGTCCATTACTTGAGGACGCCGGGGGAGATTGAGGGATTTCTGAATATGTATAAAAAGGAATAAAGCCGGTTGCTAATAGGTAACCGGCATTATTTTTGTTCAGCAACTTCTTCCTGCTCAATCCACGTTTTCGACCAATTCTCGATCTCTTTCATAATCGGCGTAAGGGACATCCCTTTTGCAGTTAATGAATATTCGATGCGCACTGGTGTTTCTGGGTAGACATTCCGAATGACAAAATCTCGTTGTTCGAGGTCTTTTAGCCGTTCGGATAGCGTCTTTCCACTGACGCCAAGTTTATCGGTCATTGTGCAAAATCGCTGTGGACCTGCCATTAACTGATATAAAATAAGTGCAGTCCAACGCTGACTTAGGATTGCTACTGTTTTTTCAAATCGCGGACAAAGTTCAAATTCGTTCATATTTAGTCGGCTCCTTTCGCCGGAATCTTTATGTTGACAATTATCATTGTAACATATAAGGTTAGTTACATAAAGTAAGTAACTTACCAAGGAGGAAAAAATGATGGATTTTCATAAAGCACCGCATACGTATACGGGTGAGGTATATCTTAATGTCATGGATCTAGATAGATCAGTCCGTTTTTATAAAGAAATTATCGGGTTTAACGTACTTGAAGAAACAGCGAATCGTGTAGTATTGACAGCGGATGGGAAAACACCGCTGCTTGTTATCGAGCAACCA
This genomic window from Sporosarcina sp. Marseille-Q4063 contains:
- a CDS encoding helix-turn-helix domain-containing protein, which encodes MNEFELCPRFEKTVAILSQRWTALILYQLMAGPQRFCTMTDKLGVSGKTLSERLKDLEQRDFVIRNVYPETPVRIEYSLTAKGMSLTPIMKEIENWSKTWIEQEEVAEQK
- a CDS encoding DUF5694 domain-containing protein — encoded protein: MKPQVMVVGVYHLGNTTDLINVESKNDNVLKQQAKEVVDALSRFNPTKLAVEAEWEVQSQLNDSYRKYQLGKLTPTKNEIEMIGFPLAQKSDISEVSCVDWRGDDSENAPLGDILQYAKEYEPERYKKIMNMYIEPMQREAEEWPSLSILEGFTRVNEADTVKKLHEIYMELAMIGREKDYYAMEWLTWWYKRNLILYSNVRRLITSPQDRVLLLIGGSHVHLVKQFLKESGGCTVVDANEYLK
- a CDS encoding NUDIX hydrolase, whose protein sequence is MGHEHPKHIIAVSAYVTNEKGEALLVKTHWRSDTWEAPGGQVEEGEPLDKAVCREVVEETGIVVRPIGITGVYYNATMNLLSVVFKADYVSGEIIMQPEEIQEAKFVRLTEENIHEYITRPHMRSRTLDAMRAESFVPYETWEVRPYNLLGRLDE
- a CDS encoding topology modulation protein; the protein is MNRIMVIGVGSGVGKSTFARRLSGLTGIEVTHLDRLFWRPGWVEAPLEEFWEAQERVVQNEKWIIEGNYTGTIAIREAYADTVIYLELPLIVCLYRVLKRRVQYHGKTRDDIGEGCEEKIDWAFLKFILTTYRPRKKKMKKRMQLYANEGKTVHYLRTPGEIEGFLNMYKKE
- a CDS encoding nucleotidyltransferase domain-containing protein → MNIEEEVAMKMFSTCIKVNEWMSEFDGQWGIAGGWAIDLFIGKETRPHSDVEVAIFREDQHMLKKALLDWSFKKAVKGELISWKEEWLEFPVHEIHGVHNQSGKQLEVLLNEKKENEWIFRREPSISFPKSSLFLHSQKGIPYLHPAVVLLYKAKNTREKDHADFLAVKDLLTEEDNKWLLNALQVHVPGHRWIQELMRKRVES
- a CDS encoding flavoprotein, yielding MEFNDFLDLFISSWKDSSIEEMEQMISKKYAGREIRGEGIEDFGYDESIIGWAKGFEYVRENNAEWEIQLLNSYPLRSNEYMAVIAATIKIDGKTVSPYNLFYDTFRKEQEWKNVRSYIETGITEEYLKGVIEGANK